The Saccharothrix variisporea genome has a segment encoding these proteins:
- a CDS encoding metallophosphoesterase, whose translation MNKLGRTLLATTALGTATLAYAAGIERRHWTLRQATVPVLTPGSAPLRVLHLSDLHMLPGQKSKQRWVAALDELEPDLVVNTGDNLAHKQAVPAVIRALGPLLNRPGVFVFGSNDYYAPRPKNPARYLLPSAKTKRIHGIPLPWRDLRAAMVERGWLDLTHERHTFTVAGQTVFAAGLDDPHLKRDRYADIAGPVPEAALRLGVTHSPEPRVLDPFAADGYDLVLAGHTHGGQLRIPGYGAIVTNCDLDRSRARGVSRWGAHMWLNVSAGLGTSPYAPVRFACPPEASLLTLVPRPVDAGQSGSAAERDTRFGVGGNVR comes from the coding sequence GTGAACAAGCTAGGCCGAACGCTGCTCGCCACGACCGCCCTCGGCACGGCGACGCTCGCCTACGCGGCGGGCATCGAGCGGAGGCACTGGACGCTGCGCCAGGCCACCGTGCCGGTCCTCACGCCCGGCTCCGCGCCGCTGCGGGTGCTGCACCTCTCGGACCTGCACATGCTGCCGGGCCAGAAGTCCAAGCAGCGCTGGGTCGCCGCGCTCGACGAGCTCGAACCGGACCTCGTCGTGAACACCGGCGACAACCTGGCGCACAAGCAGGCCGTCCCCGCGGTGATCCGCGCGCTCGGTCCGCTGCTGAACCGCCCGGGCGTCTTCGTGTTCGGCAGCAACGACTACTACGCGCCGCGCCCGAAGAACCCGGCCCGCTACCTGCTGCCCTCGGCGAAGACCAAGCGCATCCACGGCATCCCGCTGCCGTGGCGCGACCTGCGGGCCGCGATGGTCGAGCGGGGCTGGCTGGACCTGACCCACGAGCGCCACACGTTCACGGTGGCGGGCCAGACGGTGTTCGCCGCCGGCCTCGACGACCCGCACCTCAAGCGCGACCGCTACGCCGACATCGCAGGCCCCGTCCCGGAGGCGGCGCTGCGCCTGGGCGTCACGCACTCGCCGGAGCCACGCGTCCTGGACCCGTTCGCGGCGGACGGCTACGACCTGGTGCTCGCCGGCCACACGCACGGCGGCCAACTCCGCATCCCCGGCTACGGGGCGATCGTGACCAACTGCGACCTGGACCGCTCGCGGGCCCGCGGCGTCTCCCGCTGGGGCGCGCACATGTGGCTCAACGTCTCCGCCGGCCTGGGCACGTCCCCGTACGCACCAGTCCGCTTCGCCTGCCCGCCGGAGGCCAGCCTGCTCACCCTCGTGCCCCGACCCGTCGACGCAGGTCAGAGCGGGTCCGCGGCGGAAAGGGATACCCGGTTCGGAGTGGGTGGGAACGTCAGGTAG
- a CDS encoding GatB/YqeY domain-containing protein, translating into MAELKARLQADLTAAIKNRETVRAGALRMTLAAITTEEVSGKAARELSDDEVLKVITREVKKRREAAEAFAGAGRAEQAELERSESKVLEDYLPAQLSDDELAALVAEAVAEVEAGLGDKPGPKQMGQVIKAANAKVAGRAEGGRVAAAVKAALAS; encoded by the coding sequence ATGGCGGAGCTCAAGGCGCGGTTGCAGGCGGATCTGACGGCGGCGATCAAGAACCGGGAGACGGTTCGGGCGGGTGCGCTGCGGATGACGCTGGCCGCGATCACCACGGAAGAGGTCTCCGGCAAGGCGGCGCGCGAGCTGTCCGACGACGAGGTGCTCAAGGTCATCACCCGCGAGGTGAAGAAGCGGCGCGAGGCGGCGGAGGCGTTCGCGGGCGCCGGCCGCGCCGAGCAGGCCGAGCTGGAGCGGTCCGAGTCGAAGGTGCTGGAGGACTACCTGCCGGCCCAGCTGTCCGACGACGAGCTGGCGGCCCTGGTGGCCGAGGCGGTCGCGGAGGTCGAGGCGGGGCTGGGCGACAAGCCCGGGCCGAAGCAGATGGGGCAGGTCATCAAGGCCGCCAACGCCAAGGTCGCCGGGCGGGCCGAGGGCGGCCGGGTGGCGGCGGCGGTGAAGGCCGCGCTCGCGAGCTGA